A DNA window from Anastrepha ludens isolate Willacy chromosome 6, idAnaLude1.1, whole genome shotgun sequence contains the following coding sequences:
- the LOC128866538 gene encoding defensin Lucifensin-like, which yields MKVIVFFAGLICAFCLFRGTQAAPADLAVFEPDQVQLVLLKEDPLVEELTRPKRATCDLLSGFGVKHGACAAHCLLRGNRGGYCNGRGVCVCRN from the coding sequence atgaaAGTAATCGTGTTTTTCGCTGGTCTTATTTGCGCTTTCTGCTTGTTCCGTGGCACCCAAGCGGCGCCTGCTGATTTAGCTGTCTTCGAACCAGACCAAGTTCAGTTGGTATTACTGAAGGAGGATCCATTAGTTGAAGAGTTGACTCGTCCAAAGCGCGCCACCTGCGATTTACTGAGCGGTTTTGGGGTTAAGCACGGCGCATGTGCTGCTCATTGCCTACTTCGCGGCAACCGTGGCGGTTACTGTAATGGGCGTGGTGTCTGTGTCTGCCGCAACTGA